The following proteins are encoded in a genomic region of Lachnospiraceae bacterium KM106-2:
- a CDS encoding transcriptional regulator, ArsR family, which translates to MVLSGIGLIMRKLIELNLDQDKQLNLLGKALSVKTRLDILRILMKEPMNINEIGSALHIPASSCAAHVKVLEEAGLIKTSLQPGIRGSMKLCEVVIDNINIDFQTDGRVNENVEVINMPIGNYVDYKVAPTCGLVSEKGPIDEEDEPRCFYNPSRTDAKMLWVGRGYVEYRFPNNCILNKKVSKLELSCEICSEDHEYNLDCPSDLTVWVNGNEVGTFTCPSDFGGRRGKLNPDWWPDKNTQYGLLKTWSIDCNGSYIDGVETKKSAIHSYKLNENDYISVRIGMKDDAVNMGGMNLFGDCFGDYAQNIVMKLYFS; encoded by the coding sequence GTGGTACTTTCGGGTATCGGGTTGATTATGAGAAAATTAATTGAGTTGAATTTGGATCAGGATAAGCAATTGAATTTATTGGGGAAAGCGTTATCGGTTAAGACGCGTCTTGATATTTTGCGTATTTTGATGAAGGAACCGATGAATATTAATGAGATTGGTTCGGCGCTTCATATACCGGCTTCTTCTTGTGCGGCACATGTGAAGGTGCTAGAGGAGGCTGGGTTGATTAAGACTTCTTTACAGCCAGGGATTCGTGGTTCTATGAAATTATGTGAGGTCGTGATCGATAATATTAATATTGATTTCCAGACAGATGGCAGAGTGAACGAGAATGTTGAGGTCATCAATATGCCGATTGGGAATTATGTGGATTATAAGGTGGCACCTACTTGTGGGTTGGTTAGTGAGAAGGGACCGATCGATGAGGAGGATGAGCCTCGTTGTTTCTATAATCCTAGTCGTACGGATGCAAAGATGTTATGGGTGGGACGAGGTTATGTGGAATATCGTTTTCCTAATAACTGCATCTTGAATAAAAAGGTGAGCAAGCTGGAACTCTCTTGTGAGATTTGTAGTGAGGATCATGAGTATAATTTGGATTGTCCTTCAGATCTTACGGTTTGGGTAAATGGAAATGAGGTTGGTACGTTTACTTGTCCGAGTGATTTTGGTGGCAGACGTGGTAAGTTAAATCCTGACTGGTGGCCGGATAAGAATACACAGTATGGACTTTTAAAGACTTGGAGTATTGATTGTAATGGCAGCTATATTGATGGAGTGGAAACGAAGAAGAGTGCGATCCATTCTTACAAATTAAATGAGAATGACTATATATCCGTTCGTATCGGTATGAAGGATGATGCGGTTAATATGGGTGGTATGAATCTGTTTGGTGACTGTTTCGGTGATTATGCACAGAATATTGTTATGAAATTGTACTTTTCATAA
- a CDS encoding galactokinase, which yields MKEQLQKRFSDVFGDTSKTEVYFAPGRVNLIGEHTDYNGGHVFPCALTIGTYAVAKKNEDRKLRFYSTNFEDLGVIESSIDDLVYKKEQDWTNYPLGVMWAMKEKGFEMTHGLDILYCGTIPNKSGLSSSASIEVLTAFILKEEFGFDLNMVDVSLICQFAENKFNGVNCGIMDQFAIAMGKKDSAIFLDTATLKYEYAPVVLDGVKIVIANTNKSRGLGDSKYNERRAECEQALEELKTVVDIKELGELSEEQFEEHKAAIKSDIRRKRAKHAVYENQRTIKAVEALKNNDLALFGKLMIASHDSLRDDYEVTGKELDTLVATALQQDGVIGSRMTGAGFGGCAVSLVKEEAVDAFVENVGKVYKKEIGYAADFYVVEIGDGPRHIK from the coding sequence ATGAAAGAACAATTACAAAAACGATTCAGCGATGTATTTGGGGATACATCAAAAACAGAAGTATATTTCGCACCAGGACGAGTTAATTTAATTGGTGAACATACTGATTATAATGGTGGACATGTTTTCCCATGTGCATTAACGATTGGTACTTATGCAGTAGCAAAGAAAAATGAGGATCGTAAACTTCGCTTTTATTCTACTAACTTTGAAGATCTTGGCGTGATCGAATCTTCTATCGATGATCTTGTTTACAAGAAAGAGCAAGATTGGACAAATTATCCACTTGGTGTTATGTGGGCGATGAAAGAAAAAGGATTTGAGATGACCCATGGACTTGATATACTATATTGTGGTACAATTCCTAATAAGTCAGGTTTATCATCATCAGCATCAATCGAAGTATTAACTGCATTTATTTTAAAAGAAGAATTTGGTTTTGATTTAAATATGGTAGATGTTTCATTAATCTGTCAGTTTGCTGAAAATAAATTTAACGGTGTTAACTGTGGTATCATGGATCAGTTTGCAATTGCTATGGGTAAAAAGGATTCTGCAATTTTCCTTGATACAGCTACATTAAAATACGAATATGCACCAGTAGTATTAGATGGTGTGAAGATCGTAATTGCAAATACGAATAAATCAAGAGGCCTTGGTGATTCTAAGTACAACGAACGTCGTGCAGAATGCGAACAAGCATTAGAAGAATTAAAGACAGTTGTAGATATCAAAGAACTTGGTGAATTATCGGAAGAGCAATTCGAAGAACATAAAGCAGCAATTAAATCTGATATTAGAAGAAAAAGAGCAAAACATGCAGTTTATGAAAATCAAAGAACAATTAAAGCAGTAGAAGCTTTAAAAAATAATGATTTAGCACTCTTTGGAAAACTTATGATCGCTTCTCATGATTCTTTAAGAGATGATTATGAAGTGACAGGAAAAGAATTAGATACTTTAGTTGCAACTGCATTACAACAAGATGGTGTAATTGGTTCGCGTATGACAGGTGCTGGATTTGGCGGATGTGCTGTCAGCCTTGTAAAGGAAGAAGCTGTCGATGCTTTTGTTGAAAATGTAGGCAAAGTATATAAAAAAGAAATAGGTTATGCAGCAGATTTTTATGTAGTTGAAATTGGTGACGGCCCAAGACATATCAAATAA
- a CDS encoding UDP-glucose 4-epimerase — protein sequence MTILVLGGAGYIGSHTVYELIDAGEDVVIVDNLQTGHREAIHPKARFYEGDIRDRAFLDSVFEKEKIDAVIHFAANSLVGESMVDPLKYYDNNLCGTKILLDSMVAHGIDKIVFSSTAATYGEPESIPILETDRTEPTNTYGETKLSMEKMFKWVGKAHGIRFVSLRYFNACGAHVSGTIGEDHNPESHLIPLILQVPNNKREAISIFGEDYDTKDGTCVRDYIHVTDLAQAHIKAVHYLAEGNESNIFNLGNGVGFTVKEVIETARKVTGHPIPAIVSERRAGDPAKLIASSDKARTILGWNPEHADLEEIISTAWKWHSTHPNGYSK from the coding sequence ATGACAATTTTAGTATTAGGTGGAGCTGGATATATCGGTTCTCATACAGTTTATGAATTAATTGATGCAGGAGAAGATGTTGTAATCGTTGATAATCTTCAAACAGGACATAGAGAAGCTATTCATCCAAAGGCTAGATTCTATGAAGGAGATATCCGCGATCGTGCATTCTTAGATTCCGTTTTTGAAAAAGAAAAAATTGATGCAGTCATTCATTTCGCAGCAAACTCATTAGTAGGTGAGAGTATGGTAGATCCTCTTAAATACTATGATAACAATTTATGCGGAACTAAGATTTTACTTGATTCTATGGTTGCTCATGGTATCGACAAGATCGTATTCTCTTCAACAGCTGCAACTTACGGAGAACCAGAAAGTATTCCAATTCTTGAAACAGACCGTACAGAACCAACGAATACTTACGGAGAAACTAAGTTATCTATGGAAAAAATGTTCAAATGGGTAGGAAAAGCTCATGGCATCCGTTTCGTATCTTTACGTTACTTCAATGCTTGTGGTGCTCATGTATCTGGAACAATTGGTGAAGATCATAATCCAGAATCTCACTTAATTCCATTGATCCTTCAGGTTCCAAATAACAAACGTGAAGCAATCAGCATCTTCGGTGAAGATTATGATACAAAAGACGGTACTTGTGTAAGAGATTACATCCATGTAACAGACTTAGCACAAGCACATATTAAAGCAGTACATTACTTAGCAGAAGGTAACGAAAGCAATATCTTCAACCTTGGTAATGGTGTAGGATTCACAGTAAAAGAAGTAATTGAAACTGCAAGAAAAGTAACAGGACATCCAATCCCAGCAATCGTTTCTGAAAGACGTGCTGGAGATCCTGCTAAGTTAATCGCATCTTCTGATAAAGCAAGAACAATTCTTGGATGGAATCCAGAACATGCTGATCTTGAAGAAATCATTAGCACTGCTTGGAAATGGCATAGTACTCATCCAAATGGTTATTCAAAATAA